One Neodiprion pinetum isolate iyNeoPine1 chromosome 1, iyNeoPine1.2, whole genome shotgun sequence genomic window carries:
- the LOC124210738 gene encoding uncharacterized protein, translating into MARGGDADLEPEVRQRIGSFPGDTGNGNVALIHTECSRRPIRCPRLDCAVNVAFSALTHHFLFDHPEVPILSVEPEAKSTLIVSFASLSCDSSRCLALLLVSGKLTGAAARLFNGSQIQPRYRNRLPLPVLAARLHWSSQNPCEDDGNSHGEEQSQGDIVIAWVAGLDVGDATTGTLRCSIQVVDGNDDGGLRSLTYTGPVNSLRTAQRPREVFATGDCVILHQGFIDHITSGSTSLNVNVTVH; encoded by the exons ATGGCGAGAGGCGGCGACGCTGATCTGGAGCCGGAAGTTCGTCAGAGAATCGGGAGCTTCCCCGGGGATACAGGCAACGGAAACGTCGCCCTGATTCACACCGAGTGTTCCCGAAGGCCCATCAGGTGCCCACGACTAGACTGCGCCGTCAACGTCGCGTTTTCCGCCCTTACTCATCACTTCCTCTTCGATCATCCCGAGGTTCCGATCCTGAGCGTTGAACCTGAAGCCAAAAGCACCCTCATCGTCAGCTTCGCCTCTCTGTCCTGCGACTCGAGTCGCTGTCTTGCCTTGCTTTTAGTTTCCGGTAAACTGAC AGGTGCAGCGGCCAGATTATTCAACGGAAGTCAGATCCAGCCGAGGTACCGCAACAGGCTTCCGCTTCCGGTTTTGGCCGCGCGACTCCATTGGTCGAGTCAAAATCCTTGCGAGGACGACGGAAACTCTCACGGCGAGGAGCAAAGTCAGGGCGATATCGTAATCGCTTGGGTTGCCGGTCTGGATGTAGGGGATGCAACGACTGGCACTTTGCGATGCAGTATTCAA GTAGTCGACGGTAACGACGACGGTGGTCTGCGATCGTTGACCTATACGGGGCCCGTAAATTCCCTGCGAACAGCGCAACGTCCACGGGAAGTTTTCGCGACCGGTGACTGCGTAATTTTGCACCAAGGCTTCATCGACCACATTACATCCGGCTCCACCAGCCTCAATGTAAACGTGACCGTGCACTGA